From Solea senegalensis isolate Sse05_10M linkage group LG19, IFAPA_SoseM_1, whole genome shotgun sequence, the proteins below share one genomic window:
- the lin7b gene encoding protein lin-7 homolog B yields the protein MMSTYYHPVKDADMAAMTEPLCLERDVCRVIELLDRLQRSGELPPPKLQALQRVLQSKFCAAIREVYEQLYDTLDIVGGPEVRAQATAKATVAAFAASEGHAHPRVVELPKTEEGLGFNIMGGKEQNSPIYISRVIPGGVADRQGGLKRGDQLLSVNGVSVEGEHHEKAVELLKAAQGSVKLVVRYTPKVLEEMEARFEKMRSARRRQQHASYSSLESRG from the exons ATGATGTCCACTTACTACCACCCAGTGAAGGACGCGGATATGGCCGCCATGACGGAGCCGCTGTGTCTCGAGAGAG ACGTGTGCAGAGTGATCGAGCTCCTGGACCGGCTGCAGCGCAGCGGTGAGCTGCCTCCACCCAAACTTCAGGCCTTGCAGAGAGTCCTGCAGAGTAAATTCTGTGCTGCCATCAGAGAG GTGTATGAGCAGCTTTATGACACTCTAGACATCGTTGGAGGACCAGAGGTGCGAGCACAGGCAACAGCCAAG GCCACAGTGGCAGCATTTGCAGCGAGCGAGGGCCACGCACATCCAAGGGTGGTGGAACTCCCCAAGACAGAAGAGGGTCTGGGCTTTAACATCATGGGTGGCAAGGAGCAGAACTCCCCCATCTATATCTCCAGAGTGATCCCTGGTGGTGTGGCTGACCGCCAAGGAGGGCTGAAGAGAGGAGACCAGCTGCTGTCTGTCAATGGTGTG AGCGTTGAGGGGGAGCACCATGAGAAGGCGGTGGAGCTGCTGAAAGCTGCCCAGGGTTCAGTCAAACTGGTGGTCCGGTACACTCCGAAGGTCCTGGAGGAAATGGAAGCTCGCTTCGAGAAGATGAGAAGCGCCCGCAGACGACAGCAGCACGCCAGCTACTC ATCACTGGAGTCCCGGGGTTAG
- the snrnp70 gene encoding U1 small nuclear ribonucleoprotein 70 kDa, with amino-acid sequence MTQFLPPNLLALFAPRDPIPFLPQLEKLPHEKHHNQPYSGIAPFIRHFEDPRDAPPPTRAETREERLERKRREKIERRQTVLETELKLWDPHNDPNAQGDAFKTLFVARVNYDTTESKLRREFEVYGPIKRIYIVYNKRTGKPRGYAFIEYEHERDMHSAYKHADGKKIDGRRVLVDVERGRTVKGWQPRRLGGGLGGTRRGGADVNIKHSGRDDASRYDDRPLGADRERGERRERSRERERDKDRERRRSRSRERRRRTRSRERERERERPAAEEGTPSTRRRERERERGVAAAAGGDSRSRERSRDRKKRSRSRDRKRERERGKGLDGEEIGQGEGALEGGERMQEEQEGEVAEGMDERRDRDRERDRDRRRSHRDKDRRRGDRDRDREHKRDRGDRDKGERREERHGSLRDDMGPQDDMGNEDDGGAPPNMEEYSQDGILMDQQSVPSADGYGSSENGYKMETPADEY; translated from the exons ATGACACAGTTTCTCCCCCCTAACCTGTTGGCCCTCTTTGCGCCGCGGGATCCCATACCTTTCCTGCCTCAGCTGGAAAAGCTGCCCcatgaaaaacatcacaacCAACCGTACTCTGGCATTGCGCCGTTTATCAGGCACTTCGAG GATCCTAGAGATGCTCCTCCACCGACAAGGGCAGAAACCCGAGAGGAGCGCTTGGAGAGAAAG aggcGAGAGAAAATTGAGCGAAGGCAAACAGTGCTGGAGACAGAACTCAAGCTTT GGGACCCCCATAATGATCCCAATGCTCAAGGGGATGCTTTCAAGACCTTGTTTGTTGCACGAGTG AACTACGACACAACAGAGTCCAAACTTCGGCGTGAGTTTGAGGTTTATGGTCCCATCAAACGG ATTTACATAGTCTACAACAAGAGGACAGGGAAGCCTCGGGGCTATGCCTTCATCGAGTATGAGCATGAACGAGACATGCACT CTGCCTACAAACACGCAGACGGGAAGAAGATCGATGGTAGGAGGGTGCTGGTGGACGTGGAGCGAGGACGCACTGTCAAAGGATGGCAGCCACGCAGGCTAG GTGGAGGTTTGGGTGGAACCAGGAGAGGTGGAGCTGATGTCAACATCAAACACTCTGGCAGAGATGATGCATCTCGTTATGACGATCGTCCACTGGGAGC AGACAGGGAACGTGGAGAGCGGAGGGAGCGCAGCAGGGAGCGTGAGCGGGACAAAGACAGGGAACGCCGGAGGTCCAGGTCCCGTGAGCGCCGCCGTCGCACCCGCTCACGAGAACgcgaaagagagagggagagaccgGCAGCCGAGGAAGGCACCCCGAGCACTAGGCGTCGAGAGCGAGAAAGGGAGCGCggggtggcagcagcagcagggggagaCAGCCGGAGTAGGGAGAGGAGTCGAGACCggaaaaaaaggagcaggagCCGAGATCgtaagagggagagagagaggggcaagGGCCTGGATGGTGAGGAGATCGGCCAGGGAGAGGGTGCCCTTGAGGGTGGGGAGAGAATGCAGGAGGAACAGGAAGGCGAAGTTGCTGAGGGCATGGACGAGCgcagagacagggacagggagagggacagagaccGAAGGCGTAGCCACAGGGACAAAGACAGGCGCAGGGGAGACCGGGACAGAGATAGGGAGCACAAACGGGATCGGGGGGACAGAGACAAAGGAGAGCGCAGGGAGGAGCGTCACGGGTCCCTACGAGACGACATGGGCCCCCAGGATGACATGGGCAACGAGGACGACGGGGGAGCGCCACCAAACATGGAGGAGTACAGTCAGGATGGGATTTTGATGGACCAGCAGTCGGTGCCTTCAGCTGACGGCTATGGCTCCAGTGAGAATGGCTACAAGATGGAGACACCAGCAGACGAGTACTGA